DNA from Flavobacteriales bacterium:
ACCTCTTGCTGCTGGCTGGCGATATCGAGGTGGTGGGCATCGACGAGGCGCAATTCTTCGATGAGGGGCTCCCTCAGGTATGCAGCGAGCTGGCCTCCTCGGGCGTGCGCGTCATCGCCGCCGGGCTCGACATGGACTTCATGGGAAGGCCGTTCGGGCCGATGCCGCGCCTGATGAGCATGGCCGAGTACGTGACCAAGGTGCATGCCATCTGCATGCGCTGCGGGGGCCTTGCCAACTTCAGCCATCGCATCAGCACCGGCGAGGAACTGGTGCTGCTCGGCGAGAAGGACAGTTACCAGCCGCTCTGCCGCGCCTGCTTCGACCAAGCGCTGGCCCAACCCGTCGCCGAGCGCCGATGACCGCCATCGGCCACAGGCTATCGCAGCTGGCCGAAGCCGCCGGCGCCCACTGGGCTCAGCGCTGCAGCGACCCGCAGATCGCGCACCTCAGCATCGATTCGCGCAAGCCCTTCTCCGCCGCTGATACGCTCTTCATCGCCCTGCGGGGCGAGCGGCACGATGGACATCGGTTCCTGCGCGAGCTGTACGCCCGCGGCATCCGCAACTTCCTGGTGAGCGAGCCGCGCCATGCCGAAGGGCTGGAGGAAGCCAATGTGCTCGTGGCGGCAGACACCCTGGACGCGCTGCAGCGCATGGCCGCCTGGCACCGCGGGCTGCACACCGCGCCCATCATCGGCATCACAGGCAGCAATGGCAAGACGGTGGTGAAGGAATGGCTCTTCCAGCTGCTGCGCGACCGCGAGCACATCGTGCGCAGCCCGGGCAGCTGGAACTCGCAGGTAGGCGTGCCGCTGAGCGTATGGTCGCTCAGGCCCGAGCACACGCTGGGGATCTTCGAGGCGGGCATCAGCCGGCCGGGGGAGATGAACCGCCTGCGGTCGATGATCCACCCCACCATCGGCATCTTCACCAACATCGGCCCGGCCCACGGCGAGGGCTTCACGGATGACCGGGCCAAGGCACTGGAGAAAGCGCAGCTGTTCGGCCAGGCGAAGGCCGTCGTGTTCTGCGCCGACCACCCGGCCGTGGCGGAGGCCCTTCATGCCAGCGGTGCCGGACGGGGCGCGGCCCTGAGGGGCTGGTCGCGCGAGCGCAACGGTTGGCTGCACGTGGTGCGCGAGGAGGCGCTTCCCCATGGGATGCGCCTTCGGGTGGCCGGCGAGCGTTTCGACTTCGCCTTCGACATCCCCTTCAGTGACCATGCCTCAGCGGAGAACGCCCTGCATTGCGTGACGCTGCTGCTGCACCTGGGCTGCGAACCGGCGTGGATCCAGGAACGCACCCCGCACCTGCCAGCCGTGAGCATGCGCATGGAAGCGGTGGAAGGCGTGCACGGAATGACGCTCCTGAATGACGCCTACAGCAACGACACGGCCTCGCTGGCCATTGCACTGGAGCACCTGGATGCCCTGGCCGCTGGCCGCCGGAAAGCCGTGGTCCTCTCCGACCTGGTGGGCGGGGCGGGCGAGGCGGAAGCCAAGTATGCGAAGGTGGAGGAGCTGCTTCAGCGTGCGCAGGTCGCCACGGTGCTCACCGTGGGCCCCGAGCTCAGCCGGCGCAGCTTCGGCTTCGCATCGCGGGTGGAGCACTATGCCGATGCGCAGGAGCTGGCGGAATCCGTGTCCCCCGCCACGCTCGAGCAGCACGCCGTGCTCATCAAGGGCGCCCGGGCGTACGGCTTGGAGCGCATCGCGCAGCGCTGGCAGAGACAGGTCCATGGCACGGTGCTCGAGATCGACCTGGAGGCCATCCGGCACAACCTGAACCATTACCGGGCGCTCCTTGCCCCCGGCACCCGCGTGATGGCCATGGTGAAGGCCTTCGGCTATGGCGGCGGCGCCTTGGAACTGGCCCGGCTCTTCGCGCACGAACAGGTCGACTATCTCGGCGTAGCCTATGCCGACGAGGGCATCGAGCTGCGGCAGAACGGGATCGCCACGCCCATCCTGGTGATGAATCCCGAGTCTGTGCCCATGGACGTGCTGCACCGCTTCCGCTTGGAGGCCGAGGTGTACGATGAACGGTCCTTGGCAGAGGCCATGCGGTTCGCCAGGCTGCATCCCGACGCGCCCCCGATACACCTGAAGCTCGACACGGGCATGCGCCGGCTCGGATTCACGGAGGAGGAGCTGCCCAGGCTGCTGGAATCACTGAAGGGGCAGCGGCGCGTGCGCATCGCCTCCATCCTATCGCACCTGGCCGCCAGCGAAGATCCGCAGCACGATGAATTCACACGGGAGCAGATCGCCGCGTTCACCCGCATGGCCGAGGCGCTCATCGCGATGCTCGGGTACCGACCCTTGCTCCACATCGCGAATTCCGGGGGCGCCACGCGCTGGAAAGAGGCGCACTTCGACCTGGTGCGCCTCGGCATCGGCCTGCATGGCATCGGTGTGGATGCCCAGGAGACCGGGCAGCTGCAGCACGCGTCCACCCTGCGCACCGTCCTTGCCCAGCTCAAGCGCGCTCCCCATGGCACCACCATCGGCTATGGCCGTCGGGGCATCGTGCAGGGCGACCGCATCATCGCCACCGTGCCGCTCGGCTATGCGGACGGGCTCTCCCGCAGGCTGGGCAACGGTGCAGGCCGCCTCTGGGTCCACGGCAGGCCAGCGCCCATCATCGGCAGCGTGTGCATGGACATGTGCATGATCGATGTCACCGGCATCCCTTGCTCGGTCGGGGATGCCGCCGTGCTCTTCGACCCCGCGCACCCCATCACCGAGCTTGCGCGGGACCTGGGCACCATCCCTTATGAAGTGCTCACGAGCATCCCGCAGCGGGTGAAGCGGGTGCATGTGCGGGGGTGATCCATCGGCCTTCCAAGGCCCTGCGTCATCCTTGTGCAAGGGTCCGTCCCTCAACCGATTCCATGAACCGCTGGTCCCCTAAATTTGTGATGAACCTGCCCTTGGAACCATGAAGAAGACCCTGACCCTGTGCGCGATCGCCCTGCTCTCCTGGAGCTCGGCCAGCGCGCAGCTGAACGAGACCGAATACGTGCCCGGCGACATCCTGGTGATGCTGAAGCCCGGCATGGAGGCACGGCGCATCGCGGAGGACCTGGCCACGCTGGATGGCAGCCCTACGGGCTTGATCGTGATGGAGGAGGTGAGCGCACCCATGCGCGCCTGGCTGCTGCGATTCGATCCCGAGCGGCAATCGCAATGGAGCATGCTCCGCGCCGTCCGCAGCCACGGTGCCGTGCAGCTGGCGCAGAACAATCACATCGTGAAGGAGCGCGCGGTGCCAGACGACCCTCAGTACAGTCAGGTATGGCACCACCAGAACATCGACAGCGAGGCCGCTTGGGACATCAGCACCGGGGGCATCACGGCCACTGGCGACACCATCGTGGTGGCAATCATCGAGAACGCCGACCTCACGCACCCTGACCTCACGGCCAACGCTTGGATCAACTACGACGAGATCCCGGGCAACGGCATCGACGACGATGGCAATGGATACATCGACGACCGCCGGGGCTGGAACACCCCGAGCAACAACGACAACGTGTACAGCGGCAGCCACGGCACCCAATGCGCAGGGATGGCCGGTGCCACGGGCAACAACGGCGCAGGTGTCGTAGGCGCCAACTGGAGTGTGAAGCTGATGCCGGTGAACTATGGCGGCACCAACGAGGCGGCGGTAGTGGCGGCCTACACCTATCCGCTCCGCATGCGGCGGCTCTACAACAGCAGCAACGGCGTGCGCGGCGCCTTCGTCGTGGCGACGAGCGCCAGCTGGGGCATCGATGGTGGCCAGCCGGCCAATTCGCCGCTCTGGTGCGCCATGTTCGACACGCTCGGCACCGCGGGCATCCTGAACTGCGGAGCCACGGCGAACAACGCGGTGAACGTGGACGTGGTGGGCGACCTGCCCACGGCCTGCGGCAGCGACTACATGATCAGCGTCACCGCCACCAACAACAACGATCAGCGGACCTTCTCCGCGTGGGGGGCCACCACCATCGACGTGGGGGCACCCGGAGAAAGCGTACGCACCACGAGCATCGGCGGAGGCTACGGCAATACCAGCGGAACCAGCTTCGCCACGCCCCTCACCGCAGGCGTGATCGGCCTGCTCTACAGCGCGCCCTGTGCAAGCCTGATGGCGCTTGTGCAGGCCGACCCTCAGGAAGGGGCCCTTTACGTGCGCCAGAAGCTCTTCGAGGGCGTTGAGCAGGCCGGCAACCTGCCAGGGAATACCGTCACAGGCGGCCGCATCAGCTCCGGCAACAGCATGCAGCTGATCATGGCCGGTTGCGGCACCTGCCCGGCACCCTATGGCGGGCTGGCGGCGCGGAACGGCACGTCAGCCACCTACAGCTGGAATTCCACCGGCGAGGGCCCTTTCAATGTGCGGTACCGCCTGCTGGGCACTGAGGAGTGGACAGAGCTGGCCGAGGTCGCCGAGCCCGAGGTGGTCGTGGACGGGCTGGACCCCTGCTTGGGCTATGAGTTCCAAGTGGAGGTGCTCTGCGACGAGGAAAGCAGCGGCTACTCACCCAGCACCATCCTTGCCGCACCGAGCGAGGGCGCACCGGTCATCACCGCCAGCGCGTATCCAGTGGTCTGCGCCGGCACCCCGCTTACGCTCACCTCCAGCACGGCCAGCGGCATCACATGGAGCACCGGTGCTCAGACCGCCAGCATCGCTCCGGTGGAGTCCGGCAGCTATACCGTCACGCTCGCCGGCCAATGCGGAACCTATGCTTCGGATCCGTTCGAGGTGACCGTGATCCCGGTGCCCGAGGCCCCAACGGCAGCGAATGTGCAGTTGCCCGGCCCTGGAACCGCGACACTGAGCGCCAGCGGGAGCGGCATCACTTGGTACGACGCCCCCGCGGGCGGCACGGCCGTCGGCAGCGGCAATGACTGGAACACACCCTTCCTCAGCGCCACCACCAGTTTCTGGTGCACGAGCAGCGCGGACAATGGCGCCGTCTCCTCCTACGGCGCGAAGACGGCGAACTCCACGAGCGGGCAGCATCACACCAACGCGAACAACTACCAGGTCTTCACGGCCAATCAGACCTTCATGATCCGCTCGGTGAAGGTCTATGCGAATGCAGCCGGCACCCGGCCCATTGCCCTGGTGGATGGTTCCGGCAACACCCTCGTGCAAGGCAATTTCAGCATACCCGCGGGTGAAAGCCGGGTTCAGCTCGACTTCACGGTTCCGGGGCCGGGCACCTATGGCTTACGCGTGGCCAGCGGCAACCCTGGGCTTTGGAGGGATGGCCTGGGCAGCGCCCAATCCTATCCTTACCCCTTGGGCGGATTCGGCAGCATCACCACCAGCACGGCCACGGGCGGCAACGGACTCTCGTACTATTACTTCTTCTACGATTGGGAAGTGAGCCTGCCTGCGGTGCGCTGCGAGAGCGAGCGCACCCAGGTAACCGTGGAGATGCCGCAATCAGTGGACGACCAGGAGCGGCCCTCCGTCCGGATTTTCCCGCACCCAGCGGACCGCGATCTCTTCATCGATGCGGAGGGGGCGTGGGCCCAAGGCCGGCTGCTGATGACGGTGCATGACGCCACCGGCCGACAGGTGGCCCAAAAAGCCATGGAGAACGGCCGTGCGACGCTCACCACGGCATTCCTGGCCAACGGGATGTACGCCTACCGCATCGAGCGGGATGGCGAAACGGTGCACCAGGGCCGGTTCGTGGTGGAGCATCTCTGGTAGGCCCCGGTCATCCTGGCGTACCGCATCGGCGCGTGTGGCTATCCAATGGGCCATGCGCGCCGATGTAGCTTTCGCGGCCATCGACATGCCACGCATCTCGGTCATCATCATCACGCACAACGAGGAGCGGAACATCGCGCGCTGCCTGGAATCCTGCCAGGGAATCGCCGATGAGACGGTGGTGGTCGACTCCGGCAGCAGCGACCGCACGCGTGAGATCGCCGGAGCGCTCGGCGCAAGGGTGCTCGAACGTGCCTGGACCAACTACAGCGACCAGAAGAACCACGCCAACACCTTTGCTGCGCACGATTGGATCCTCTCGCTGGATGCCGACGAGGCCCTTTCCGACGGCTTGCGAGAGGAGCTTCAGCGGTTGAAGGAAGAGGGCTTCGCCGGTGCCTACCGGTTCAAGCGGCTCACCAACTACTGCGGCCACTGGGTCAGGCATGGCGGCTGGTACCCCGATGCGAAGGTGCGCCTGTTCCCCAAGGCCGGCACGCGCTGGGAGGGCGAGCATGTGCATGAGACACTGGCCCTGCCGGACGGGTGCAGGGTCATCGACCTCGATCACGACCTGCTTCATTACTCCTATCACAGCGTGGAGGACCACCGCGATCGCATCGAACGCTACAGCACGCTGCATGCCCGCGCCATGCACGCCCAAGGTAAGCGGACCGGTGCGATCCGCATGTGGCTGGCCCCGGTGGTCAAGTTCGTGCAGGGCTATGCGCTTCAGCTCGGTTTCCTCGATGGATGGGCCGGGTGGCGCATCGCCACGCTCAGCGCATGGGCCGTACACCTGAAGTACCGGAAGCTGAAAGAGATGCAGGATCATGGGGCGGCCGCTTGATCATATCATCCTGAGCAGGACCGACAGCATCGGTGATGTGATGCTGACGCTCCCATCGGCAGGCCTGCTCAAGCAGCGCCTTCCCGGGGTGCGCATCACCTTCATCGGTCGCCGCTACACCCTGCCTGTGCTCAGTCGCTGCGTGCACATCGACGATTCGATTGCACTGGAGGACCTGCTCGACATGGGGGATGCGGGGGCCGTTTCACGGCTTGCAGCGCTTCGCGCCGCGGCCATCGTGCACGTCTTCCCGGAGCGGCGCGTGGCGGCTTGGGCCAAGCATGCCGGAATCGGACTGCGC
Protein-coding regions in this window:
- a CDS encoding bifunctional UDP-N-acetylmuramoyl-tripeptide:D-alanyl-D-alanine ligase/alanine racemase; translation: MTAIGHRLSQLAEAAGAHWAQRCSDPQIAHLSIDSRKPFSAADTLFIALRGERHDGHRFLRELYARGIRNFLVSEPRHAEGLEEANVLVAADTLDALQRMAAWHRGLHTAPIIGITGSNGKTVVKEWLFQLLRDREHIVRSPGSWNSQVGVPLSVWSLRPEHTLGIFEAGISRPGEMNRLRSMIHPTIGIFTNIGPAHGEGFTDDRAKALEKAQLFGQAKAVVFCADHPAVAEALHASGAGRGAALRGWSRERNGWLHVVREEALPHGMRLRVAGERFDFAFDIPFSDHASAENALHCVTLLLHLGCEPAWIQERTPHLPAVSMRMEAVEGVHGMTLLNDAYSNDTASLAIALEHLDALAAGRRKAVVLSDLVGGAGEAEAKYAKVEELLQRAQVATVLTVGPELSRRSFGFASRVEHYADAQELAESVSPATLEQHAVLIKGARAYGLERIAQRWQRQVHGTVLEIDLEAIRHNLNHYRALLAPGTRVMAMVKAFGYGGGALELARLFAHEQVDYLGVAYADEGIELRQNGIATPILVMNPESVPMDVLHRFRLEAEVYDERSLAEAMRFARLHPDAPPIHLKLDTGMRRLGFTEEELPRLLESLKGQRRVRIASILSHLAASEDPQHDEFTREQIAAFTRMAEALIAMLGYRPLLHIANSGGATRWKEAHFDLVRLGIGLHGIGVDAQETGQLQHASTLRTVLAQLKRAPHGTTIGYGRRGIVQGDRIIATVPLGYADGLSRRLGNGAGRLWVHGRPAPIIGSVCMDMCMIDVTGIPCSVGDAAVLFDPAHPITELARDLGTIPYEVLTSIPQRVKRVHVRG
- a CDS encoding glycosyltransferase family 2 protein → MRADVAFAAIDMPRISVIIITHNEERNIARCLESCQGIADETVVVDSGSSDRTREIAGALGARVLERAWTNYSDQKNHANTFAAHDWILSLDADEALSDGLREELQRLKEEGFAGAYRFKRLTNYCGHWVRHGGWYPDAKVRLFPKAGTRWEGEHVHETLALPDGCRVIDLDHDLLHYSYHSVEDHRDRIERYSTLHARAMHAQGKRTGAIRMWLAPVVKFVQGYALQLGFLDGWAGWRIATLSAWAVHLKYRKLKEMQDHGAAA
- a CDS encoding S8 family serine peptidase; amino-acid sequence: MKKTLTLCAIALLSWSSASAQLNETEYVPGDILVMLKPGMEARRIAEDLATLDGSPTGLIVMEEVSAPMRAWLLRFDPERQSQWSMLRAVRSHGAVQLAQNNHIVKERAVPDDPQYSQVWHHQNIDSEAAWDISTGGITATGDTIVVAIIENADLTHPDLTANAWINYDEIPGNGIDDDGNGYIDDRRGWNTPSNNDNVYSGSHGTQCAGMAGATGNNGAGVVGANWSVKLMPVNYGGTNEAAVVAAYTYPLRMRRLYNSSNGVRGAFVVATSASWGIDGGQPANSPLWCAMFDTLGTAGILNCGATANNAVNVDVVGDLPTACGSDYMISVTATNNNDQRTFSAWGATTIDVGAPGESVRTTSIGGGYGNTSGTSFATPLTAGVIGLLYSAPCASLMALVQADPQEGALYVRQKLFEGVEQAGNLPGNTVTGGRISSGNSMQLIMAGCGTCPAPYGGLAARNGTSATYSWNSTGEGPFNVRYRLLGTEEWTELAEVAEPEVVVDGLDPCLGYEFQVEVLCDEESSGYSPSTILAAPSEGAPVITASAYPVVCAGTPLTLTSSTASGITWSTGAQTASIAPVESGSYTVTLAGQCGTYASDPFEVTVIPVPEAPTAANVQLPGPGTATLSASGSGITWYDAPAGGTAVGSGNDWNTPFLSATTSFWCTSSADNGAVSSYGAKTANSTSGQHHTNANNYQVFTANQTFMIRSVKVYANAAGTRPIALVDGSGNTLVQGNFSIPAGESRVQLDFTVPGPGTYGLRVASGNPGLWRDGLGSAQSYPYPLGGFGSITTSTATGGNGLSYYYFFYDWEVSLPAVRCESERTQVTVEMPQSVDDQERPSVRIFPHPADRDLFIDAEGAWAQGRLLMTVHDATGRQVAQKAMENGRATLTTAFLANGMYAYRIERDGETVHQGRFVVEHLW
- a CDS encoding thymidine kinase — encoded protein: MFLEHTGSRAPRKGWIEVICGSMFSGKTEELIRRLRRAEFARQRVEIFKPSVDTRYAEAEVVSHDSTSIRSTPVPSSSNLLLLAGDIEVVGIDEAQFFDEGLPQVCSELASSGVRVIAAGLDMDFMGRPFGPMPRLMSMAEYVTKVHAICMRCGGLANFSHRISTGEELVLLGEKDSYQPLCRACFDQALAQPVAERR